One region of Carassius gibelio isolate Cgi1373 ecotype wild population from Czech Republic chromosome A1, carGib1.2-hapl.c, whole genome shotgun sequence genomic DNA includes:
- the LOC128018758 gene encoding lipoyltransferase 1, mitochondrial-like yields the protein MILRLSNRACVLSGSARLKSTLSTFFDEIGKAGIILKSASTGIFENLALEDWIHDHVDLQNRSMLLLWRNCPVVVIGRHQNPWQECNLPLMRRLGIPLARRRSGGGTVYHDFGNINMTFFTSKKKYDRHRNLKVVTGALKALRPDLDVAATDRFDILLNGNHKISGTAAKLGRTSAYHHCTLLCSVDRSVLSSVLKSNASEVIKSNATPSVPSPVRNLLDVDPTLDSNIIMDAIASQYNNEFGFDGPVITVDPTHEALMPGIQKMAQDLQTWDWIYGKTPKFSVCTSIVVNDVNIKLDMVIKNGTVEQCAMEIPEDWLPSEMVNEFTSALNGSRYCPNEAALLVAAFMRTHSMTDDVAEKIHRLCAGVVSVM from the coding sequence ATGATCTTGAGACTGTCGAACAGGGCATGCGTCCTGTCTGGATCAGCTCGTCTAAAAAGCACTTTGTCAACCTTCTTCGATGAGATAGGAAAAGCTGGTATCATCCTAAAATCTGCGTCAACTGGTATATTTGAGAACCTGGCCTTAGAAGACTGGATTCACGATCACGTTGATCTGCAAAACAGAAGCATGCTGTTATTATGGAGAAACTGTCCCGTGGTGGTCATCGGAAGGCATCAGAACCCCTGGCAGGAGTGTAACCTGCCCCTGATGAGACGCTTGGGGATCCCGCTAGCGAGGCGTCGCAGTGGAGGTGGGACAGTTTACCACGATTTTGGAAACATCAACATGACCTTCTTCACCTCCAAGAAGAAATACGACCGTCATAGAAATCTCAAAGTCGTTACTGGTGCATTAAAAGCACTGAGACCCGATCTAGATGTCGCAGCAACAGACAgatttgatattttgttaaatgGCAATCACAAGATTTCAGGGACTGCTGCGAAATTAGGCAGAACCTCTGCTTATCATCACTGTACATTACTGTGTTCTGTTGACCGTTCAGTATTGTCCTCGGTCCTGAAGAGTAACGCTTCTGAAGTTATCAAGAGCAATGCTACTCCAAGCGTCCCTTCCCCTGTCAGGAACCTTTTGGATGTGGATCCCACTCTTGACTCCAATATTATTATGGATGCTATTGCGTCCCAGTACAATAATGAATTTGGCTTTGATGGCCCTGTCATCACAGTGGACCCCACTCATGAAGCTCTCATGCCTGGTATTCAAAAGATGGCACAGGATCTGCAGACATGGGATTGGATTTATGGCAAAACTCCAAAATTCAGTGTTTGCACATCAATAGTGGTGAATGATGTGAATATTAAGCTTGATATGGTCATCAAAAATGGTACTGTAGAACAATGTGCCATGGAAATCCCAGAAGACTGGCTTCCTTCAGAGATGGTGAATGAGTTTACATCAGCTCTGAATGGCAGCAGATACTGTCCGAATGAAGCAGCGTTGCTGGTGGCGGCGTTCATGAGAACTCATTCAATGACAGATGATGTTGCTGAGAAGATACATAGATTGTGTGCTGGTGTGGTTTCAGTAAtgtga